A window of Paenibacillus sp. 19GGS1-52 contains these coding sequences:
- the nagA gene encoding N-acetylglucosamine-6-phosphate deacetylase produces the protein MVEINTETTVGTGELLFGKVLTPLGLVTTGVIAVSTDEIHYVGEAAWLPECYAHWPVSVQKAEGLFIPGFVDVHVHGGAGHDFMNCDAESLEAITKFHSSHGTTTMLATTMTAAKSAIDRVLSEVHTFRTAGNMLFAQIAGLHLEGPFISPKWSGAQNPEHIVPANIEWLEQWEAQYPGLIRQVTLAPEREGALQAITWLRKHSITAALGHTDASYEEVINAADAGLNQAVHMFNAMTPLHHRKPGTVGAIMYDQRIRAEIIADGIHVHPSAINIMARLKSENNLLLITDAMSATGLSDGEYMIGDLPVVVREGIATLRDNPAALAGSTLTMIRGFRYLIQEVGLSLEEASRAASLTPALSLGMQRSIGSLEAGKRGNILLLDAELNLQNVWIGGRRITPTDVN, from the coding sequence ATGGTTGAAATAAATACGGAAACCACCGTTGGTACAGGCGAACTGCTCTTCGGCAAAGTACTAACTCCCCTTGGTCTGGTTACAACGGGTGTAATCGCGGTATCCACCGATGAGATTCATTATGTCGGTGAAGCAGCTTGGTTGCCTGAATGTTATGCACATTGGCCGGTCAGCGTACAAAAGGCAGAAGGCCTATTCATTCCAGGTTTCGTAGATGTGCATGTTCATGGTGGAGCTGGCCACGATTTCATGAACTGTGATGCAGAATCTCTGGAGGCTATTACCAAGTTCCATAGCTCACACGGAACAACCACCATGCTTGCTACCACCATGACTGCAGCAAAGTCCGCAATTGACCGCGTGCTGTCAGAGGTCCATACATTCCGCACCGCAGGCAACATGCTTTTTGCTCAAATTGCTGGCCTGCATCTGGAAGGACCCTTCATCAGTCCGAAATGGTCTGGTGCCCAGAATCCTGAGCATATTGTCCCTGCCAACATCGAGTGGCTTGAACAATGGGAAGCGCAATATCCAGGACTAATCCGGCAAGTAACCTTGGCTCCGGAACGTGAAGGCGCACTGCAGGCCATTACCTGGCTTCGCAAACACAGCATAACTGCAGCCCTCGGTCACACCGATGCGTCTTATGAGGAAGTTATTAATGCCGCTGACGCTGGCTTAAATCAAGCTGTGCATATGTTTAATGCCATGACACCCCTGCATCACCGTAAACCAGGGACTGTAGGCGCTATAATGTATGATCAGCGGATACGCGCGGAAATTATCGCTGACGGGATTCATGTTCATCCTTCAGCGATTAATATAATGGCTCGCCTCAAGAGTGAAAATAATCTATTGCTCATCACAGATGCCATGTCTGCAACTGGCCTCAGTGATGGTGAATATATGATCGGTGATTTACCTGTTGTGGTCCGTGAAGGTATAGCCACCCTAAGAGATAATCCTGCTGCTCTGGCTGGAAGCACACTAACTATGATTCGTGGATTCCGGTACCTAATACAGGAAGTTGGACTCAGTCTGGAGGAAGCCTCACGCGCTGCCAGTCTAACTCCCGCCTTATCGCTTGGCATGCAGCGCAGTATCGGTTCCTTGGAAGCCGGGAAGCGGGGCAATATCCTGCTGCTTGATGCTGAGCTTAATCTGCAGAATGTATGGATTGGCGGCCGCAGAATTACGCCTACTGATGTAAATTAA
- the nagB gene encoding glucosamine-6-phosphate deaminase has protein sequence MNILKFHNDEDFIQTGANLIVSLLQSNPKAVLGLATGSSPVGVYAKLVEMHNKGLVSFSKAASYNLDEYVGLPVDHPQSYRSFMNEHLFNHVDIDLARTHVPNGNAADLDAECLAYDKMLEDNGPVDLQILGIGSNGHIGFNEPDANLSSGTHVVDLLEETLEANARFFDKLEDVPRQAVTMGIGGILKARQIVLLVRGEEKAEAVRNALEGPITTQCPASLLQSHPNIVVLLDEGAGKWLK, from the coding sequence ATGAATATTTTAAAGTTCCACAATGACGAGGATTTCATACAGACAGGCGCCAATCTTATTGTCAGTCTGCTGCAGAGCAACCCCAAGGCCGTACTAGGTCTGGCAACAGGCAGTTCTCCGGTTGGAGTGTATGCCAAATTAGTTGAAATGCATAATAAAGGGCTGGTCAGCTTCTCCAAAGCCGCTTCTTATAATCTTGATGAGTATGTAGGTTTGCCTGTCGACCATCCGCAGAGCTACCGGAGCTTTATGAATGAGCATCTGTTCAACCACGTGGACATCGACCTAGCCCGCACGCATGTCCCTAACGGAAATGCTGCGGATCTCGACGCTGAATGTCTCGCTTATGACAAGATGCTCGAAGACAACGGTCCAGTGGACCTGCAAATCCTTGGCATTGGCAGCAATGGTCATATCGGGTTCAATGAACCGGATGCTAACCTGAGCAGCGGCACACATGTGGTCGATCTGCTGGAAGAGACACTGGAAGCCAATGCCCGTTTCTTTGACAAGCTTGAAGATGTTCCTCGCCAAGCCGTAACCATGGGCATTGGCGGCATTCTGAAGGCGCGCCAAATTGTACTATTAGTGCGCGGTGAAGAGAAAGCGGAGGCTGTCCGCAATGCGCTGGAAGGTCCAATCACCACACAATGTCCAGCCTCCTTGCTGCAAAGCCATCCGAACATAGTTGTTCTGCTGGACGAAGGAGCAGGAAAATGGTTGAAATAA
- a CDS encoding MurR/RpiR family transcriptional regulator, with protein sequence MSPILHALEHESPKLSQMERKLAERILSSPSEIVHMGITELAEQCGISPATVTRFCKAFHFKGFPDFKVKLASEIAHSDATPQDGSYQDIVAGNPLSVIVEAMQANHLASIRDTTSLLDIDRLQAAVDLLCRARRVDLYGMATSSIVAQDFYQKLIRIGVNCTAFADSHMQITSASTLSAGDVAFAISYSGETPETIDALTCAGASGASTIALTSYGSSRLATLADIPLFSSSLEQGMRRGDMASRIAQLHIIDILFTGMVSTRFGDFIPKLEQSYLNVQHYRHKRGGQS encoded by the coding sequence ATGTCCCCAATCCTGCATGCCCTAGAGCATGAGAGTCCCAAGCTATCCCAGATGGAACGAAAGCTGGCCGAACGGATTCTTTCCTCTCCTAGCGAAATTGTCCATATGGGCATTACGGAGCTGGCGGAGCAATGCGGTATTAGTCCGGCAACAGTCACACGCTTTTGCAAAGCCTTCCATTTCAAGGGTTTCCCAGATTTCAAAGTAAAGCTAGCCTCCGAAATCGCTCACAGTGATGCAACGCCACAAGATGGTTCCTACCAGGATATCGTGGCCGGGAATCCATTATCGGTTATCGTGGAGGCCATGCAGGCCAATCATCTGGCTTCCATCCGGGATACAACCTCGCTCTTGGATATTGATCGGCTACAGGCGGCGGTGGATTTATTATGCCGGGCACGGCGTGTCGATCTATACGGGATGGCAACTTCATCTATTGTTGCTCAGGACTTCTACCAGAAGCTGATTCGCATCGGCGTGAACTGTACCGCTTTTGCTGATTCCCATATGCAGATTACCTCTGCTTCGACGCTCTCCGCAGGAGATGTCGCATTTGCGATATCCTATTCTGGGGAAACGCCGGAAACGATTGATGCGCTAACCTGCGCCGGGGCCAGTGGGGCCAGCACAATTGCCTTAACTTCCTACGGCAGCAGCAGATTAGCTACCTTAGCCGACATCCCTTTGTTCTCTTCATCGCTGGAGCAGGGAATGCGGCGTGGTGACATGGCTTCACGTATCGCCCAGCTGCATATTATTGATATTTTGTTTACAGGAATGGTCAGCACCCGTTTTGGAGATTTTATTCCCAAGCTGGAGCAGTCTTATCTCAACGTCCAACATTATCGCCATAAACGAGGAGGTCAATCTTAA
- a CDS encoding transposase, with the protein MTERQRYNKEFIEQTVKYVQEQQKSITDIAEELNIPKGTLKNWMVKYRQFPNEPFVGSGKLRIQEQQIHDLEQKNKDLEEEVAILKKAMHIFSKDRS; encoded by the coding sequence GTGACCGAACGTCAACGTTATAACAAAGAATTTATAGAACAAACAGTAAAATATGTCCAAGAACAGCAGAAGTCCATTACCGACATTGCGGAAGAATTGAACATTCCTAAAGGAACTTTGAAAAATTGGATGGTGAAGTACCGGCAGTTCCCCAACGAACCGTTTGTAGGCAGTGGAAAGCTACGTATCCAGGAACAGCAGATCCACGATTTGGAACAAAAGAATAAGGATCTGGAAGAGGAGGTCGCTATTTTAAAAAAAGCGATGCACATCTTCAGCAAAGACCGGAGTTAA
- a CDS encoding IS3 family transposase: MEEHRSEFRIEKMCSLLEVSRSGYYKWRLSPPSDRKMHRERLLKRIEYHFYDNDEIYGSPKITKKLQEEGFVVGEKTVGRIMRENKLRSQATGKFKVQTTDSNHDFPIAPNWLNQHFDVCTMPNQVWVTDITYIHTRQGVLYLASVLDLYTRKIVGWELGNRMKVDLVSAALEKAYKSQQPEKGLIHHSDRGSQYASTDYRKKLKEYHMIRSMSRRGNCYDNACIESFHSILKRELVYRRRFLTKEEAKNHLFRYIEFFYNRKRIHSKLDYLSPDRFESLYYKNLKFAN, encoded by the coding sequence ATTGAGGAGCATCGCTCCGAATTCCGGATTGAGAAGATGTGCAGCCTATTAGAAGTATCTAGAAGTGGCTATTACAAGTGGCGACTCTCCCCTCCCAGTGACCGAAAAATGCATCGTGAACGGCTCTTAAAGCGCATTGAATATCACTTTTACGACAATGATGAAATTTACGGCAGCCCCAAAATCACAAAGAAATTGCAGGAAGAAGGATTCGTCGTCGGTGAGAAAACGGTAGGCCGAATCATGCGTGAGAACAAGCTTCGCTCCCAAGCAACCGGCAAATTCAAAGTCCAGACGACCGATTCTAACCACGACTTTCCTATTGCCCCCAACTGGCTAAACCAGCATTTCGACGTGTGTACGATGCCGAATCAAGTATGGGTAACGGACATTACCTACATTCACACACGCCAAGGTGTGTTGTATTTAGCGAGCGTTTTGGATTTGTACACACGTAAGATTGTCGGTTGGGAGCTTGGAAACCGTATGAAGGTAGACCTCGTTTCAGCAGCTCTGGAAAAGGCCTACAAGTCGCAGCAACCCGAAAAAGGGCTCATTCACCATTCGGACCGAGGCAGTCAATATGCCTCCACAGATTACCGAAAAAAACTAAAAGAATACCATATGATCCGAAGCATGAGTCGCCGAGGGAATTGCTATGACAATGCCTGCATCGAATCGTTCCACAGCATCCTCAAACGAGAACTCGTTTACCGCAGAAGGTTCTTAACGAAAGAAGAAGCAAAGAATCACTTGTTTAGGTATATCGAGTTTTTCTACAACCGGAAAAGAATACACAGTAAATTGGACTACCTCTCACCGGATCGTTTTGAATCGCTGTATTACAAGAACCTAAAGTTTGCCAACTGA
- a CDS encoding FTR1 family protein — protein sequence MFSLMHHKWQALKAAALLSFLCVLLLCQPAAALAAAGATPQHDELLPPIGSALVEAGQSRWDAAAGDVAAFAALWRTANAGTPDPALAGPAAAVDAALADAASALQAGGGTPAKTALSTLARAVDAYITAAAGEGGDTGLAGREAAAKLLPAAERARAAAQSADWTTAAEAYRAIVDGWKPAERDIRGDNPAVYSLLETKMSLLRIALQAEPLRAESAKSEAAALYQLLADYSEGKAIDTGNASGEPASIEGLINYLKKASNAATGGDSAGAAVIMEQFIVAWPSAEGQVQIASPAVYNNIENESAAVTGYLLSAPPKLTEAMAVMDNMLSELTPLAGETSYNAWDAALILLREGLEAILVLAALLAYLKRDGTANTQKWVWSGAAAGLVGSIGLAVLLTYTISRAASGGAREMIEGITGLVAVIMMLTIGRWLHSKSSATAWTNYVGRQVDGALAKGNLWSLFSIAALAILREGAETTIFYVGMAPSIHTSQLLLGIGSALVILVIFGYAIIALSARLPIAAFFRTATVLIYYFVFRFLGESIHSLQVAGKIPAHVQEGLPSVSWLGLYPTWETLLPQLLVLAFILWELLHRKTSRVSRIAE from the coding sequence ATGTTCTCTCTTATGCATCATAAATGGCAGGCGCTGAAGGCAGCCGCGCTGCTCAGCTTCCTCTGTGTGCTGCTGCTCTGCCAGCCAGCAGCAGCTTTGGCCGCGGCGGGTGCAACGCCGCAGCATGATGAGCTGCTGCCGCCGATCGGCAGCGCGCTCGTCGAAGCCGGCCAGAGCCGCTGGGACGCGGCGGCCGGCGATGTTGCAGCGTTCGCCGCGCTGTGGCGCACCGCGAACGCGGGCACGCCGGACCCGGCACTCGCCGGTCCGGCTGCTGCTGTAGACGCCGCACTCGCAGATGCGGCGTCTGCCCTACAGGCGGGCGGCGGCACGCCCGCCAAGACCGCGCTGTCCACGCTCGCCAGAGCCGTGGACGCGTACATCACCGCCGCCGCTGGCGAAGGCGGTGACACGGGTCTCGCCGGACGCGAAGCTGCGGCGAAGCTGTTGCCCGCGGCGGAGCGCGCGCGGGCAGCGGCGCAAAGCGCCGATTGGACGACGGCAGCGGAGGCTTACCGCGCCATCGTAGACGGCTGGAAGCCAGCGGAGCGCGACATCCGTGGGGATAATCCCGCCGTCTACAGCCTGCTGGAGACGAAGATGAGCCTGCTGCGCATCGCACTGCAGGCAGAGCCGCTCCGCGCAGAGTCGGCGAAATCGGAGGCCGCAGCGCTGTACCAGCTATTGGCCGATTACAGTGAGGGCAAAGCAATCGACACCGGGAATGCTTCCGGTGAGCCAGCATCTATTGAAGGACTGATTAACTACCTGAAGAAAGCCTCCAACGCAGCTACAGGCGGAGACAGTGCTGGAGCCGCAGTGATTATGGAGCAGTTTATTGTCGCCTGGCCCTCTGCCGAAGGTCAAGTACAGATTGCCTCACCAGCGGTCTATAACAATATCGAGAATGAGAGTGCTGCTGTAACTGGCTATCTATTATCCGCTCCACCTAAGCTTACTGAAGCGATGGCAGTTATGGACAATATGCTTTCCGAACTGACCCCATTAGCTGGAGAGACTAGCTACAATGCTTGGGATGCTGCCCTGATCTTGCTGCGTGAAGGCTTAGAAGCCATTCTTGTATTGGCTGCCCTGCTTGCTTATCTGAAGCGCGACGGTACTGCGAATACTCAGAAATGGGTCTGGTCTGGCGCAGCTGCTGGTCTCGTGGGCAGTATCGGCTTAGCCGTCCTGCTCACCTATACAATTTCACGAGCGGCCTCCGGGGGAGCCCGGGAAATGATCGAAGGTATTACTGGCCTGGTTGCGGTCATCATGATGCTGACCATCGGGCGCTGGCTGCACAGCAAATCTAGTGCAACGGCTTGGACTAACTATGTGGGACGGCAGGTAGACGGTGCGCTGGCCAAAGGTAATCTTTGGTCACTGTTCTCCATTGCCGCCCTGGCCATTTTGCGTGAAGGTGCGGAAACCACTATATTTTATGTAGGCATGGCCCCCTCTATACATACTTCCCAGCTACTGCTTGGCATCGGGAGCGCGTTGGTCATTCTCGTAATTTTCGGTTACGCAATCATTGCATTAAGTGCTCGGCTGCCGATTGCCGCTTTCTTCCGCACAGCTACAGTGCTCATCTATTATTTTGTCTTCCGCTTTCTCGGCGAGAGTATTCACTCTCTCCAGGTAGCCGGTAAGATACCTGCACATGTACAGGAAGGATTGCCCTCGGTAAGCTGGCTCGGCTTGTACCCGACCTGGGAAACGCTGCTCCCTCAGTTGCTGGTTCTCGCTTTTATTCTCTGGGAGCTGCTGCACCGCAAAACCTCGCGCGTTTCACGGATAGCGGAATAG